The Paenibacillus swuensis genome contains the following window.
GCCACCATGAAATACGCAATATGATTAAACCGGGCGTCACCACCTGGGAAATTGACCAGTTCGCTCAGAAGTTTATTGAAAAGAACGGCGCAATCGCCGAACAAATAGGATATAACGGATACCCTTACGCCACGTGCGCTTCTGTGAATGACGTGATTTGCCACGGATTTCCCAAGAAAGAGCCGCTGAAGAACGGGGATATCGTGACCATTGATATGGTGGTTAACTTAAACGGCTGGCTGGCGGACTCCGCTTGGTCTTATGCCGTCGGAACGGTTTCCGAAGTGGCCCGGCAGTTGTTGGATGACGCTAAGGAAAGTCTGTACATCGGGATTGAACAGGCGATCGTCGGCAACCGGATCGGGGATATCTCGAACGCGGTTCAGCGGTTCGGGGAAAGCAAGGGATACGGCGTTGTGCGTCAGTTCATCGGGCACGGCATCGGTTCCAAGATGCACGAAGAGCCGCAAGTGCCGCATTACGGACCGGCGGGCCGAGGGCCGCAGCTGAAAGAAGGTATGGTGTTTACCATTGAACCCATGCTAAACACAGGCGGGTATATGGCCGTCATCGACTCCGACGGATGGACGGCCCGTACGAAGGACGGCAGTTTGTCGGCGCAGTACGAGCATACGATTGCAATTACCAAAGACGGTCCGCTGATTCTCACAAATCAGAACTCATAGATATAGAACCCCTTTGGGAGGGTAAAGGTAAGAAGCAGAATTCAGCCGGATAGGGGGAAACGGGATGGCTGAACATGAACCGAAGAAGATAGTTACGATAACGGGTCTGACGCGAGACCTGGAAGCTTTAGGTTTACGCCAAGGCATGACCGTAATCGTGCACAGCTCCATGAAAGCGTTGGGCGGCTGGGTTTGCGGAGGTCCGCAGGCGGTCATCGAATCTCTGCAACAGGTGGTGGGTACGGAAGGCACATTGGTCATGCCGACGCAATCCGGCGATTTATCCGAGCCTTCCTATTGGAGCAGGCCTCCGGTGCCCACGGAGTGGTGGGAGACCATACGCCGGGAAATGCCGGCCTATGATGCGGCGTTGACGACGACGCGAGGCGTCGGCATCCTGCCGGAAACGTTCCGCAAAGGCAGCGGCGTGCTGCGAGGCGAACATCCGCAGCTGTCCTTCGCGGCGTGGGGAAAGCATGCGGAGCATGTGGTTTCCCCGCACGGCCTGCAGGACGGGCTGGGCGATGCTTCGCCGCTCGGACGACTGTACGAGCTGGGCGCATTCGTGTTGATGCTCGGTGCCAAGCATGACAGCAATACGTCTTTGCATCTATCCGAATACCGCGCGTCCTTCGCGGGGAAGAAGGAGATTATGCAAGGAGCGCCAGTGATGTCCGGCGGGGAGCGGCAATGGGTTGAGTACTTCGA
Protein-coding sequences here:
- the map gene encoding type I methionyl aminopeptidase, coding for MIVIKTQEQISKMKEAGKILADCHHEIRNMIKPGVTTWEIDQFAQKFIEKNGAIAEQIGYNGYPYATCASVNDVICHGFPKKEPLKNGDIVTIDMVVNLNGWLADSAWSYAVGTVSEVARQLLDDAKESLYIGIEQAIVGNRIGDISNAVQRFGESKGYGVVRQFIGHGIGSKMHEEPQVPHYGPAGRGPQLKEGMVFTIEPMLNTGGYMAVIDSDGWTARTKDGSLSAQYEHTIAITKDGPLILTNQNS
- a CDS encoding aminoglycoside N(3)-acetyltransferase, with translation MAEHEPKKIVTITGLTRDLEALGLRQGMTVIVHSSMKALGGWVCGGPQAVIESLQQVVGTEGTLVMPTQSGDLSEPSYWSRPPVPTEWWETIRREMPAYDAALTTTRGVGILPETFRKGSGVLRGEHPQLSFAAWGKHAEHVVSPHGLQDGLGDASPLGRLYELGAFVLMLGAKHDSNTSLHLSEYRASFAGKKEIMQGAPVMSGGERQWVEYFELELDSDDFEVIGEAFGREKKVVQVGQVADAASMLMPMRDLVDYGVTWIEAFRGTQESEG